In a single window of the Littorina saxatilis isolate snail1 linkage group LG3, US_GU_Lsax_2.0, whole genome shotgun sequence genome:
- the LOC138961707 gene encoding uncharacterized protein has protein sequence MAEKNDPSPDSKEPIYNSFGNTSNRDNYEIKKRNSKKDSKDDSGNVEGDSETVKTKFSLELTVHTNSEQHPERRHATRETAARGNDKQIVRLHKEDDSKENNKQTSRDDELPSGNHESNNTADSDGVCPVDKSPNQVLQISKHETSVKDEQTSSAQDVSTAICYPKVEDGPVLTDKQQFSVPNHSPPLPTHGAAPISVLQASQAEGDSQRQVPFTERPTVDDRPTQTFFPHGVSKGVSLNDDGLNIALGKSVGAIPKRLRPHKKKNKKSGRHSTSTNEASTSGPVSTSEIRATSSTDVDICVVDQNIEGNIEGAVGGVPNDFGEELTSSQAPNTYSLPLASSVFISPSTPFPFRSSSSSSSSSSSSSSSSSSSSLSSSSSSLSSSPSSSSSPSLSSSSSSSCQPGNEHSLSQHFLPTSLQESPLSPHNHRLLRVSSSPTPFNPTSSPSLSRSVSVPSSHTPSTFPVSSSPPPYPFTSPPPLSRSVSAPSSHTPASPSLPTRSISATFSQSPASHPLPTRSISAPSSQSPASPSLPTRSISAPSSQSPASPSLPTRSISATFSQTSTFPGLPGLHLTPPRGPAPPSSRLPSPGPSSGAEALPEQSRTETDTGPRSQLRLRGQLILNRGASPTGRRTYSHVVDLGSSTENWDDDRDLSMRETSLRGPAPSRLPSPGPSSGAEAWPEQSRTETDTGPRSQLRLRGQLILNRGASPTGRRTYSHVVDIGSRTENWDDDRDLSVREQTEEHVEILGVSALQFRQEEHGQLRQDESRDAADIRRVEEHDLLEQGVNLTMSHLISVYEWGNRLTDNTNRQPLSNESRCLQCHERQVDVIVFNCEHRVLCHVCVNLVDRCPRCHTLINWVSGLN, from the exons ATGGCTGAAAAAAACGATCCTAGCCCGGATTCGAAAGAACCAATTTACAACTCTTTCGGTAACACATCCAACAGGGACAATTATGAAATTAAAAAGAGAAATTCAAAAAAAGATTCAAAGGACGACAGCGGCAACGTTGAAGGCGATTCAGAAACAGTAAAAACAAAGTTTTCTTTGGAACTAACTGTGCACACTAATAGTGAACAACACCCAGAACGCAGACATGCCACTCGTGAAACAGCAGCTCGAGGAAATGATAAGCAAATTGTTAGACTCCATAAGGAAGACGATTCAAAGGAAAATAACAAGCAAACATCTAGGGATGATGAATTGCCTTCAGGAAACCACGAATCAAACAACACTGCTGATTCTGATGGAGTATGCCCTGTGGATAAAAGCCCAAACCAGGTTTTGCAAATAAGCAAACACGAAACAAGTGTGAAAGATGAACAAACAAGCAGTGCTCAAGATGTATCAACTGCAATCTGTTATCCCAAGGTAGAGGATGGTCCAGTACTCACAGACAAGCAACAATTCTCCGTTCCGAATCATTCTCCGCCATTACCTACTCATGGTGCAGCGCCTATCAGTGTTCTACAAGCATCTCAAGCAGAGGGCGATTCCCAACGGCAAGTACCTTTCACCGAACGTCCAACAGTAGACGATAGACCAACACAAACGTTCTTTCCGCACGGAGTAAGCAAGGGGGTTTCTTTGAACGACGATGGTCTCAATATTGCTTTGGGTAAATCTGTTGGAGCCATTCCAAAACGACTAAGACCtcataaaaagaagaacaagaagtcTGGTAGACACAGCACATCTACCAATGAAGCGTCAACCAGTGGACCAGTGTCAACGTCGGAAATAAGGGCCACGAGTTCTACTGACGTAGATATATGCGTGGTGGACCAGAACATTGAAGGAAACATTGAAGGCGCAGTGGGTGGGGTTCCAAATGATTTCGGAGAAGAACTTACATCATCCCAGGCTCCTAATACTTATTCTCTTCCTCTTGCATCTTCAGTCTTCATTTCTCCTTCAACTCCTTTTCCTTttagatcatcatcatcatcatcatcatcatcatcatcatcatcatcatcatcatcatcatcatcattatcatcatcatcatcatcattatcatcatcaccatcatcatcatcatcaccatcattgtcgtcgtcatcttcttcttcttgtcagcCTGGTAATGAGCATTCGCTTTCACAACATTTTCTTCCTACTTCTCTCCAAgagtctcctctctctcctcacaATCATCGCCTTCTTCGTGTGTCTAGTTCCCCTACCCCTTTCAATCCTACatcttctccctctctttctaggtctgtctctgtcccgtCTTCACATACTCCATCTACATTTCCTGTGTCTAGTTCCCCTCCCCCTTACCCTTTTACAtctcctccccctctttctAGGTCTGTCTCTGCCCCATCTTCACATACTCCTGCATCTCCTTCCCTTCCAACTAGGTCTATCTCTGCCACGTTTTCACAATCTCCTGCATCTCATCCCCTTCCAACTAGGTCTATCTCTGCTCCGTCTTCACAATCTCCTGCATCTCCTTCCCTTCCAACTAGGTCTATCTCTGCTCCGTCTTCACAATCTCCTGCATCTCCTTCCCTTCCAACTAGGTCTATCTCTGCCACGTTTTCACAAACTTCCACATTTCCTGGTCTTCCTGGGCTACATTTAACTCCTCCTCGTGGCCCTGCTCCTCCTTCTTCTCGTCTTCCATCTCCCGGACCTTCGTCTGGTGCTGAAGCTTTGCCCGAGCAGTCAAGGACAGAAACCGACACTGGTCCTCGATCGCAGTTACGACTGAGGGGACAACTGATTCTGAACAGAGGGGCGTCGCCGACTGGAAGAAGGACCTACTCTCACGTCGTTGACCTCGGCAGCAGCACTGAAAATTGGGATGACGACAGGGACCTCAGCATGCGTGAGACTTCTCTTCGAGGTCCTGCTCCTTCTCGTCTTCCATCTCCCGGACCTTCGTCTGGCGCTGAAGCTTGGCCCGAGCAGTCAAGGACAGAAACCGACACTGGTCCTCGATCGCAGTTACGACTGAGGGGACAACTGATTCTGAACAGAGGGGCGTCGCCGACTGGAAGAAGGACCTACTCTCACGTCGTTGACATCGGCAGCAGAACTGAAAATTGGGATGACGACAGGGACCTCAGCGTGCGTGAGCAAACAG AAGAACATGTTGAAATTCTCGGTGTCAGTGCTCTACAATTCCGCCAAGAAGAACATGGCCAG CTGCGTCAAGACGAGTCCCGTGACGCTGCAGACATCCGCAGAGTTGAGGAACACGACTTACTGGAACAAGGAG